A window of the Bactrocera neohumeralis isolate Rockhampton unplaced genomic scaffold, APGP_CSIRO_Bneo_wtdbg2-racon-allhic-juicebox.fasta_v2 cluster09, whole genome shotgun sequence genome harbors these coding sequences:
- the LOC126764564 gene encoding uncharacterized protein LOC126764564 yields MESNTEIQKQNILNALSYKCILDITANDSSSDEEDDDILIKFAIDAALIIANRRSTHLGIPKSSQWVNNVLPRFDSGRMRQMLRIEFFEFNYILSLIKQDPVFQNKNFVPQLPIDLQLKITLFRLGSSGESASIRKIATLFGIGDGGTVTKVTERVITAHDPCGPY; encoded by the exons ATGGAAAGCAACACAGAAATACAGAAG CAAAATATATTGAACGCACTTAGCTACAAATGTATACTGGACATAACCGCTAATGAttcta GCAGTGACGAAGAGGATGACGATATCCTAATAAAATTTGCCATTGATGCAGCGCTTATTATAGCTAATCGGAGAAGTACCCATTTGGGTATACCAAAGTCTTCGCAATGGGTCAATAATGTTCTTCCCAGATTTGATAGTGGCCGCATGCGACAAATGTTGCGCATAGAATTCTTTGAGTTCAACTATATATTATCCTTAATCAAGCAAGACCctgttttccaaaacaaaaattttgttccacAATTACCAATCGATCTTCAACTAAAGATAACACTTTTTCGTCTGGGATCAAGTGGAGAGAGTGCCTCTATTAGAAAGATTGCAACATTGTTCGGAATAGGCGATGGCGGAACAGTTACCAAAGTGACAGAGCGGGTTATTACCGCACATGACCCATGTGGTCCGTACTGA